The following proteins are encoded in a genomic region of Bombus pyrosoma isolate SC7728 linkage group LG1, ASM1482585v1, whole genome shotgun sequence:
- the LOC122565855 gene encoding nucleoplasmin-like protein isoform X1, with translation MAEEYLYGITLEGLNSSEVWDPEHKNDDADGTNQHFGADQKLIIKMALLGPEAKPGELNVLQVEAMGLKGPIKTPIALLEMGKTAQIILDLSFPDPPVTFTLVKGSGPVHIVGHNLLGTHMEEFDDMDDEMEEENIDDDDDDKEPEDEEDDEDEPKKKNAKLTTAAKYKNQANKNKKK, from the exons ATGGCAGAAGAGTATCTTTATG GAATTACCCTCGAAGGACTGAATTCTAGCGAGGTATGGGATCCAGAGCATAAAAACGACGACGCAGACGGAACAAACCAACATTTCGGCGCCGATCAGAAGCTGATCATAAAAATg GCTCTTCTAGGTCCAGAGGCTAAACCTGGTGAACTTAATGTATTACAAGTCGAAGCAATGGGGTTAAAAGGACCCATCAAAACACCAATTGCTCTGCTGGAAATGGGGAAAACTGCACAGATTATTCTGGATCTCAGTTTTCCTGACCCTCCAGTCACATTTACTTTGGTTAAAGGAAGTGGTCCTGTTCACATAGTAGGACATAATCTACTTG GTACACACATGGAGGAGTTTGATGATATGGATGATGAAATGGAAGAGGAGAACatcgatgatgatgatgatgataag GAGCCAGAAGATGAGGAAGACGATGAAGATGAACCCAAGAAGAAGAATGCCAAATTAACAACTGCAGccaaatacaaaaatcaagCTAATaagaacaagaaaaaataa
- the LOC122565855 gene encoding nucleoplasmin-like protein isoform X2, which produces MAEEYLYGITLEGLNSSEVWDPEHKNDDADGTNQHFGADQKLIIKMALLGPEAKPGELNVLQVEAMGLKGPIKTPIALLEMGKTAQIILDLSFPDPPVTFTLVKGSGPVHIVGHNLLGTHMEEFDDMDDEMEEENIDDDDDDKAPQKKRKHSAEGKKNGTKRAKMDEAVDK; this is translated from the exons ATGGCAGAAGAGTATCTTTATG GAATTACCCTCGAAGGACTGAATTCTAGCGAGGTATGGGATCCAGAGCATAAAAACGACGACGCAGACGGAACAAACCAACATTTCGGCGCCGATCAGAAGCTGATCATAAAAATg GCTCTTCTAGGTCCAGAGGCTAAACCTGGTGAACTTAATGTATTACAAGTCGAAGCAATGGGGTTAAAAGGACCCATCAAAACACCAATTGCTCTGCTGGAAATGGGGAAAACTGCACAGATTATTCTGGATCTCAGTTTTCCTGACCCTCCAGTCACATTTACTTTGGTTAAAGGAAGTGGTCCTGTTCACATAGTAGGACATAATCTACTTG GTACACACATGGAGGAGTTTGATGATATGGATGATGAAATGGAAGAGGAGAACatcgatgatgatgatgatgataag GCACcgcaaaagaaaagaaagcattCTGCAGAGGGTAAAAAAAATGGCACGAAGCGTGCCAAGATGGATGAAGCTGTAGACAAATAG
- the LOC122567573 gene encoding nucleotide exchange factor Sil1, producing the protein MRMQSNTIILTCLLLLPVVLGDLEKNETTFVPTREWQTVKRGTSIPAGLHVRHNFETGVTEAKLMDGKNLEKKDSNKNLNGTNTNSIILHPENTILEEKDHVPAEKTDLFNYSIEELKDRLKKMKQEGEDFPEIDIEHSKKIRQKFRDYEALKKEFKSFEINFTVSDSDLLSSYIKKFQPYKNRVTMGILTTVETERILDILYNLEYLLHRIDNAKVFADMEGMNKIISPCLNGTNNEIKIEALRLLGAAVQSNPKVQLKALENDLVQKLLHILSTTSKTDLKSRCLFALGALIRQFPIAQKVWVDHGGIEIFGQILVDGQLQVQMKVMKLINDLIVERQHIEYITDVAQQELRVRAYSAADIERKLLKYSYCDHLSNLMITSFKIDLSDLLRTNYEFLKTISDSMITAAPICIDKWRKHKDEFLPIIQHILDLHHDLNILIGMLQTIETSHDEL; encoded by the exons ATGAGAATGCAATCCAATACGATTATTCTAACTTGTTTACTTTTGTTACCGGTAGTTCTCGGAGACCTTGAGAAAAATGAGACGACATTTGTACCAACTCGAGAATGGCAAACTGTGAAAAGAG GTACATCTATACCTGCAGGATTACATGTGCGACACAATTTTGAAACTGGAGTAACAGAAGCTAAATTAATGGACggtaaaaatttagaaaaaaaggattcaaacaaaaatttgaacgGTACGAATacaaattctataatattgcATCCCGAGAACACAATCCTCGAAGAAAAGGATCATGTACCAGCAGAAAAGACTGATTTGTTTAATTACTCGATCGAAGAATTGAAGGAtagattgaaaaaaatgaaacaagagGGTGAAGATTTTCCAGAAATAGAT attGAACACTCAAAAAAAATAAGGCAAAAATTTAGAGACTATGAAGCtttgaagaaagaatttaaatcATTTGAAATAAACTTTACTGTTAGTGATTCGGACTTGTTAAGTAGCtacattaaaaagtttcaacCTTATAAAAATAGAGTCACTATGGGAATTTTAACGACTgtagaaacagaaagaattttagatattttgtataacttAGAATACCTGCTTCATCGCATTGATAATGCCAAAGTTTTTGCTGATATGGAAGG tatgaataaaattatatctccGTGCCTCAATGGAACaaacaacgaaataaagaTCGAAGCTTTGAGACTTCTGGGTGCAGCTGTCCAATCTAATCCTAAAGTACAATTAAAAGCATTGGAAAATGATCTTGTTCAAAAACTTTTACACATATTGTCTACAACTAGTAAAACAGACTTGAAGTCAAGATGTCTCTTTGCTTTGGGTGCTCTGATAAGGCAGTTTCCAATAGCACAAAAAGTGTGGGTCGATCATGGaggaatagaaatatttggacAAATTTTAGTCGATGGCCAATTACAAGTACAAATGAAAGttatgaaattaatcaatGATTTAATTGTAGAGCGACAgcatatagaatatattacgGATGTTGCACAGCAAGAACTAAGAGTACGAGCATATTCTGCTGCTGACATtgagagaaaattattaaaatattcatattgcGATCACTTAAGCAATTTAATGATAACAAGCTTCAAAATTGATCTTAGTGATTTGTTGAGAACTAATTATGAATTTCTTAAAACTATTTCTGATAGCATGATCACTGCTGCTCCCATCTGTATCGACAAGTGGAGAAAACATAAAGACGAATTTCTTCCCATTATACAGCACATACTGGATTTGCATCatgatttaaatatactaATAGGTATGCTTCAAACAATCGAAACTTCTCACGATGaattatag